The following coding sequences lie in one Gadus morhua chromosome 20, gadMor3.0, whole genome shotgun sequence genomic window:
- the LOC115533197 gene encoding uncharacterized protein LOC115533197, giving the protein MASVISVVHLGLLMMRDFLALGRSATSVLPSPPESQGESTTSVCYRSPPVVGAHGSDSGRPAGGGVVQGNHDNGRVLVRVGCDNDGQSSERHLETRSSSGSHKPPRTLGSVPCSKTLPAIYPRPPCLGKDRQFHCSGIRQPAGRHSLTETKRVSSRNYLVEQHQTPVPSGDACTGCPEQRSRSYAQRKPPVRGMDSSSTGCWTNMAEIRLGSRRSLRLAGKHSVPAVFLPVRRKGSPRGRCAGPSVAKRAAICLPPSQPDLPHPSQGERTESVANPNSAAVAGYTVASGGFLRTGATRGTPFHISVPWWTYCVSYRDYWKRVRPFPRLKCTFPGPWSLCGIYRWCWMPSLITLLSRWRRWG; this is encoded by the coding sequence ATGGCTTCGGTGATATCAGTAGTGCATTTGGGTCTTCTGATGATGAGAGATTTTTTAGCGCTGGGTCGCAGCGCTACGTCTGTGCTCCCGTCGCCACCTGAATCGCAAGGTGAAAGTACCACCAGCGTGTGTTACCGCTCTCCGCCCGTGGTCGGTGCGCACGGTTCTGACAGCGGGCGTCCCGCTGGGGGCGGTGTCGTCCagggtaaccatgacaacggaCGCGTCCTTGTCAGGGTGGGGTGCGACAATGATGGGCAGAGCAGTGAACGGCACCTGGAGACGCGATCTAGCTCAGGCTCACATAAACCTCCTAGAACTTTGGGCAGTGTTCCTTGCTCTAAAACACTTCCTGCAATTTATCCACGGCCGCCATGTCTTGGTAAAGACAGACAATTCCACTGTAGTGGCATACGTCAACCGGCAGGGCGGCACTCGCTCACTGAAACTAAACGAGTTAGCTCGAGAAATTATCTTGTGGAGCAGCACCAGACTCCTGTCCCTTCGGGCGACGCATGTACCGGGTGCCCTGAACAGAGGAGCAGATCTTATGCCCAGAGGAAACCCCCTGTACGGGGAATGGACTCTTCATCCACAGGTTGTTGGACAAATATGGCAGAGATACGGCTTGGCAGCCGTAGATCTCTTCGCCTCGCTGGAAAACACTCAGTGCCCGCTGTTTTTCTCCCTGTCAGACGTAAGGGCTCCCCTAGAGGTAGATGCGCTGGCCCATCCGTGGCCAAACGTGCTGCTATATGccttcccccctctcagccTGATCTCCCCCACCCTAGCCAGGGTGAGAGAACAGAGTCTGTCGCTAATCCTAATAGCGCCGCGGTGGCCGGCTATACAGTGGCAAGTGGCGGGTTTTTGAGGACTGGTGCGACTCGAGGAACGCCATTCCATATCAGTGTTCCATGGTGGACCTACTGTGTTTCCTACAGGGATTATTGGAAAAGGGTAAGGCCTTTTCCACGATTAAAGTGTACGTTTCCAGGCCCCTGGTCCCTTTGTGGGATTTATCGGTGGTGCTGGATGCCCTCTCTCATCACCCTTTTGAGCCGTTGGAGGCGATGGGGATGA